Part of the Xiphophorus couchianus chromosome 2, X_couchianus-1.0, whole genome shotgun sequence genome, GCCAGCTGCAGAGGCAGCTGCAGGGCACCAGAGACGCCATTAAACAAAACGGTCTGTCTTCTGactggagaaagttttattCAGACAAACCCTGTCAAACCTTTTGAGCAGGAGCACAGTTTGGACACTGACAGAGTGGATGACAGAGGTGTGACTCAGACTGCAGCTctccttcatcctcctcttgATCTGTCCACTCCAACAGGTAGCGCATCTGAAACCCAGACACACAAAATGGTTCACAAACCGCCCTTAACTGAAAAGAGCTCAGATCAGCTCACTTTGTTTAAACAACTCACCATCTCCACATCACCATCAGCAACGGCTCGCAGCAACTTCTCCACCTGGAAAACAAGCACGTAGCAGCAGACAGCACGGCTGGAGGTCAGGTTCCTACTGCAGCATCTCTCTGTTCAGCAGCATTAAGCCATAAAACTGTTGGGATCCCAGGTTCTGCTTCTGGCGTTTAGATATGGGTTTGGCAGactctgctctgtgtgtgtgtgtgttagtgtgtgtttttgttcaccTCTCGGTGTCGAACACGCTCAGCCTCAGGCTTGGCTTCAGAGCTCATGGAAGACGTGCTGGAGACAGAGGAGCGGCGGCTGCTGCAGTCTGAGGCCAGAGGGGAGCAACCTGCAGACTGAGGGCAGAAAAGGAAACCAAAAAAGTCCAACAAGATGTTAGAATGAAAACTCACCGACTGTAAACAAACCTGTTTGCACACAAAGGTTCTGTTTTGGTACTGGATCAAACTTGTTGCAAAACGTGAGCCAAAGGTttatcaaatcaatcaatcccgatggttttgtaatttttccctctaatcaaaatcacagatttttgtgGTGCAACTTATAGGAATGTCTACAAGGACATTTGGGACATTTCTTCCTCTTAATGCCCCTCCATTATTTACATATAGACaaaaaagttgagaaaaaaaaagaacaacaaggAGACAGGCTCgatataacttgacatcaagtaaggttGAGGCAGCAGTGTGAGAAAGTGTACAAAATACTGCCGCCTGCAGGTGGGAGTGAGCAGGTTTTAACAGAGTAACAGTTTGGTGACAATATCATTCAGATAAAAAGTTCCTATGATTCAGAATAAATAACTGGATCATTACAACAAGACTCCTTGAGACCTGATTTCTTTGTGTGAAGCTGATTTGGATAAAAAGATTTACACTCAAAAAGGTTTTGGATcagctgaatttgtttttctatgttcaattttctgcaaaaataatgcTTTATCTGCTTTACAGGTTAAGAACAAAATAGAGAATAATATTCAGTAGAACAATAATGGAGCTGAGAAATGTGGATTTCTTGAAgaatttctgtgtttattaatACTAAGACTGTAATTAAACACTCAATCTAAGTGTAGGTCATTCATTACTGCTATCAATCAGTTTTTACATACTAAAAGTCTGACAGGTATCAGTTGAACAAGCAAAGCACAAACTTCTCTGTTTCTCTGGATCTTCTCAGTAATAACACCTCTATCTGCTGTAACATTTAGACACCGTTTATTGAAGAACTTAGAACAGGAAGATTTAGAAGTAGTGGAGACTCACATCATTTCTGCTGTGCTGATGGTTGTTCTGTGTCAACTTCAACAGCATGAGGATCTGCAGGGAAATGAAATGATATGGACTAAACAGCTGGGCAAAAAGCCAAAATACATTATCCCAGTTAATGAACAAATAGCTTCAACTGATCATTTTTGTCCTCTCCCAATAACACATTTCACATATGAATCCAAATCATTAAGCTCTATGATAAATTAATTGTAGAAGAGGGTTTATTACAAAacagtgaataataataatgaataattgGTTAGTCCCCTAATCCTCTAATGATTAAGGGAACAATCAAAATAGTTCCCCTTATTATTGGTAGGTactaatttaaaacagtttgttttgttggtcTCATTCATTTTGTCTTGctttttattcttatattttagAGACAAAGAAATGATGCCAGATGTTGTCACCTTCACCTTTTCTAAGCTCCAGCATTTGTTCAAAACCATTGAAGTGAGACCTTCATTCTGAAGATTATGCAACACGTTCTCCTGCAGTTAAGTCCTTTGAGTATATGGCTCACCTTAGAGTTGAGTGCACACTGCAGGGGAGTCTCTCTATTCTTGTTGAGGATGTGTGTGCTTGCTCCgttctccagcagaacctggatGATTCCCTCATATCCCCATCTAGCTGCTATATGCAATGCAGTGTCACCTTTATCGTTCTGCAGGTCCAGACGGCACGTTTGGACATCGTAGTACACCAAGGCCTTCACACACTGACGCCAGGCACAGAAAGAAACGTGGCTCTCAAAACTCTCAGCAggttttcaacagaaaaatatctACTTTCTAGTTTTCAGGGCAGTAGAACTTCAGACTCCATGACCTTTAACCTCGTGTTGCATTTACTGCACTTCCAAAGAGAGAAGATGATGCTCTTATAAATGTTAGTGTTATACTGGGGAGACTAAGGTAAGATGAGCCATTTTTCACAGGATCGCTGCATCATGGCAACCTTAGTTTGGTCGCacagaatgttttgtttagtggCCCTGGAAagcaaacatcaacatgtggaaaGAACACTAGAACTCAATCTTTGTTCAAGAATCATAGTTTCTTGAACAAACTAATATGTTTGGAAGTTTGAGACTCTGTTGAAAAGGCTTTTCTGTGGCATCAAAGAAAAGCCTTTTAGCCTCTGCTGCTCCACCAGAGCCTGTCTTTttcaaaagtacatttttctcttttgtacCTCTTCAGTGTCATTCAGTGTCTATTTTTGCATCCTTTGCTGCTGTTCAAATACACTTCACTGATGGCTCTTTCAAAAACTTCTGAAATGGCTGCCCTACTTGTTTGGTGCTTCTATACGTGAGACATGATGTCCACTCTGAACATATAAATGCAGAACATGTAGCCTCCAGCTAAAATACATGCACTATGTGTTTGGGGATGTTGAGCCGGTAGCATATACGTTGGGCCACATACTGTATGTAGATCTCCTAATTAGTTCAGAATCAGACGACTTTAATGCTCATCTACATCACTAGGAAATGATTAAATGTGCTGCTAAGTCTTACATAAAATTTTCCCAGGACTTCTCAGATATTGTAAACATCAgaattatattattttgaatCACATGTGGTATCCAATTCACCATTAATACTAACTGACTAGAACACAAAAACCTATGAACTGAATGTGATGTTTCTTTaaagtttgtaaaacaaaaaaaacgtgtgtttttttccaacttgaTACAGGTTGCTGCTGAACAAGTGATTAAACTGTCCTTGAAAGAATATTATGTTGCCAAAACTCCTTGTACACGATTTGAGAATACATTTAGTGTCaggtattttctttttgttctgtgtgtgctgtgatttaaaaaatgaatacttAGATTTGTTAACAGGGTAAAAGGTCAGCGGTTGACATACGTCCTCATGTCCATACATGCAGGCCAGGTGCAGAGGTGTGTTTCCGTTGTTGTCCTGGGCTTCCGTGTTGGCCTTGTAGTGcaaaagcagcagctggaagagagaTGGACAGCAGACCAGAGGGGTGAGTCTTAGCCTCAACAGATCAAAGAAGTGCATTTGTGCATATTCCTGTGTCTTTACACTCACTGAGACGCCCTGGTATCCTCGCTGGCAGGCCAGGTGCAGTGGTGTGAGGGCGTGGTAGTCTGTGGCATTAACTAGAGCTCCTTTATGCACCAGCAAGTCGATCAACTGGGCCTGACCTGCAATATCAAAAACATTAAGTCTTCTTTTGCTTGTTCAGTGCTTGAACcgtttttatttcagcagcagctcaccGCACATTGCAGCGGCGTGCAGTGGAGTATGTCCTCTGTCATCTCTGGAGAACGGTGTGATGATGGAGAGATCGTTCAAGCGGCTGAAACAAAAAGTTACCCTGTACGTTTAAACAGCTGCGCTGCCTGCTCTATCTGAGGCTCTCACTTCACAGAGAACAATGACAGGATAACAAATGTAGACTCAGATCATCTTAATGAGACTTTTATCTTAATGCTGCTGCTGTCCTGACCTAACTCAGAAAGTGAGAAGATGTAGATATGAACCTGATAGGAACAGCTGTGACATCAGGTAAACAATGTCTGGTTGAGGCCATCAGggcactgaatgaagaacaagttGCCCTTTGTGGACAACCTGGAAAATGTAGATGTCTGGCTACATGTGCGTTGGTTCCTTAAGAAACACACGTGATGCTTTAGGCAAAGTTTTGCCAGTAAACCTTTGGTTGGACCATCTGTATGAACGTCACATATCATGTACACTAACAGACAGTATTTCTGGTGGTTGTTTCAAAGTACCAATGGTTCAGGAATGATTTGAGGCATTCACTTGACCCCCTTGACGAACCAAATCTCCACTCAGTCATACATCTATATATGCACAGACATGTCATATTATTCCTGATTGGTGTGATGCAGAAATGATTTAGTCTCGTCGTCACAGATGTGGTAAATGATGTGGGATGCCTACTTTTCCAATCTAGGGGTGTGAATACTGTATGACACACACTGACCCTGACAGATGGCCGTCACAGAGGTCACAGGAACAAAGAGGATGACACATCCCGACATCTTCATCAGCTTCACTTTCACTCAGCAGACGTTCCACTTCAGCTTCATTTCCATTAGCAATGTGCtaaaaaatacagacagaaaacaggattGAACTGAGCTACTGGTCCAAAGGACAGCAGGACATGCACAGATTAAGAATATCAGAATAGATACTTTTATAAAGAGAACGGCTCTGGAGGAATACTGAGGGAATACCAACTACAccacaatgaaacaaatattcAGATTAAATTCTGAGACTTTGTGACATTACACTTCATCACTTCTTTGGAAGAATCCCTTTACAATGCAACTACATCTAAAGTTTagttatgtaaataaaacatcacacagtTAAAACCAAAATTGTTCATACCACTGGCAGATTTGGATATTAAATTACTGTCTTTCAACCAAAAACTTTGTTTCTGAAAGGAAAGGAGGCAGGTGCATCTcagaagacaacaaaaaaagtcaaaaacagtGCCAGCTTGGCAAAATCacatctttatattttatttacaaatggcATTTCAAAAAGgatctttatcttttttaataattagaGAGAGCATCTTCATCGACATTACAGTACTCAAGCCTTTTTCGTAATgccttttaaaagctttttgcCTGTTTCAACCAGGGTTTTGAAAATGGATCTCCAAGTTGAAAACCTCTTTAGTTTGTCCAGAGTTTCTCCCATATTCCAGTTGGGAATGTGGCTGAGCCACAATGTCATACCtccatttacaaaaagaaacatgagctTAAAATCAAGACACATTTAGAACATAAACCTGACAGAGGTAGTAGGAATAACTTTGGGCTTAACTATaaatgtcaaaggtcacagaTCAGTGATCTCAGAAAACGAGCCAGGTACATAGACAGGACAACTGTTTGTACATGGTAAGTGTGTCACAAGCTTCCATCTGAATGTGTCCAATCACATCCTACTTATTTAAAACTattgaaatcaaatttataaaacctttatttagcatttatagtgtcaataataaaaagttaatgagTGGTTTGAATTGTTTATATGTTTGTACTTTTGTCATGCAGAGATCACCTCAAAAACTGTCTTAATTCAGgtgtatatttgttttctgtaactttttttttcttttttcgacttttttaaaggattttggGGGCTAAAGGCTTATATTATATAGTAGTTATATAGTATATAGTAGTTGGATGTTAATTAGTAGGTTGTGTTAATCAGTTGACTGTACAAAAGCTACATTACTAGAACCAGTGGCTGATGAGACCTTGAGTTTAGCTCAAGTCCAGTAAGTctctagaaaaaaacatctgtgttttttctaGAGACTTTGTCAGGCTGCATTCCGGATGCAGCctgacaaaacagaaacaggtttCTGTGGCCCTGCAGAAAGGACAGGTGGGTTCAGGGAAGCAGCAGCCTGGCTGTTCCAGCTCACCTCAAACAGGCGGAGGACAGGAGCAGCCATGTTCTGAGTCAGCAGACTCATCCTTTCCTTGAATAGAGCTTTGTCTCTAAGCTCACCCGTGACCTGAGagcaagagacaaaaaaaataactgcaacCCTCTCAGAACCGTCTCACATCTGCTGAGATCCAACATGAAGTTTCAGAGTGTGTCTCACAGAGCACGTGTTCTGCAGCTTCCCCAGATTGATGTACTCCACTGCTGCCTCGAACGTGCTCAGGCAGTAGCTCAGCTCATCTTTGCTGGAGTTACTGAAGCAGAAGTTCCTCATGTAGCTAAGGTTGGCCATCCTGAAACACACAGCAGTTTAACAATCAGCCTGCAGAGCTACAAAACACATTATCTGTATGACATGCAAGTTTAAATGATGCTCAAACAATGCAGTTTTATAATCTTTACTAATATAATAAATGAGGTTACTATCTGCACATACAGTAGGACTCCAGAGAAGAGGAACTGAAAACCCAATTTAAACCCAATACTAACATCAAATCTACAAGTTTGACAGTCTCCATTTAAGAGCTactattatgtgttttccagccacataatgtcattttatagtacaatcaagtaactatgctattttcagttgtaaaAATGTGATATCAAATAttacttgaaagaaatttgatgtcataatttaacaccttgaaattgggcttctgtttCTTGaagaaactcttgctctttccaACAATGCACCTCCAGGAAGTCACCAAAACATCAGGGtttattaaccttttaacaagttttttttaccagcgttgcattGAGAAGTGGcttctataatgagctcagctgatgtgcagtttgatcagctgtttgctaattgctgctggcaattagcaaacagaTGGTGGGAATGAGGTGTGAGGGGTGCTCTGTAATgtagaagcttggaaactgtaGCTCTGAGGATGAGCTTTGTCCCTGAATGCATCGCTGGATACCCTCCAAATGTTCTGCACAgccaaatggttgccatggagaatAAAGGATTGctcaaacatgcaagaaagaATCAAGAATCCAGGTATGTTTGAGGGAATATTAttgaaacataatgtaaagctcaGAGAAGTCAACTTTACATAATGATGACCCTTTAAAGTGACGGCGTAAGACAACCACCTCCAGCACACTTGAAGAAATATATCTGGATAACTGCATCCGGACGGCCAGTTCCCAAGGAAACCACAATCTTCTGTGAATCTAAACACTGCAAAACTTGTTATTTCTGAATAGAATCCGTTTCATTAATTTCagtctttaataaaataactcaaagtCTTCCTGGGTATGTgaatttcctctttttcttttagcaatcTGAGAGGCTTAAAAgttaacaaacatgtttgtttttcagaatgaaTTAACCTGTAGCACAAGTTCACCCTTGAAAGGGCGTTTCCTGCCTGTCTGggttatttcagttttttttttttttttttaatgcagggAAAACATTCCCACTGGATCTTCTCCATGCTCACCAGTTGGGGATTTCAGTCTTGACCAAAAGGTAAAGGACAACAGACAGGAGATCATCTGCACTCACGGCTTCGATACTCACTGGaggaaaaaagcaacacaattcATTAAATCAACTTCCttctctaaagaaaaaaaaaacaatgattttatCCATTCAGACTGGTTTTAAATCGCTGCATTCCTGACACCAACAGCTCCTTCTCCCAGTGTCCAAAGCAAATGCCTAAATTGGCCTTTTGACAAACACAAATTAGGAATGATCATGCCATTCTGAACATAAACAGTAGTGCTGCTGTGCgtcaaaacaaactgaacaaacaaaTTGGTAGCTGACACAGGGGGCACTGTGCTGCCTGCTGATCTGATTACAGAGAGGTCAGGCTGCTGCTGAGAAAGGTTCCAGACTAATTCACTCAGACTGCACACACAGCTCCTTTCAAGGGTAATTTTTTCTTGATTAGATCTTTAATAATAGCAGTTTCCTTACACTAATAACCTTTTGTAAAACAAAGCGCATAAATATGATTCGTTTAAACCGCCATGCTTGAAATCAGGTTTTTCTCCTCCAAGTTTTGGATTAGTTCCTCTAAAAGACATAAGAAAACGCAGCagaatctatttttaaatagattcaatggatgaataaaataattagtcttagttagacttttattttggacaAAATGTTCTATTTTACCACTGGGACTGCACACTTTGCATCACCTCCCATACTGAGTGAACTTTAGTCTGATTTAGGATTGCAAATGCTGTGATGTGATTATGTTCTTGCATGTAacctttaaaatattacattttttacccTGCTATTCTAAAACTGGCACAATTGGACCTCTAGGTAGATTGCTCCAATATCTTATGAGACTGGATTAGTACCATTTTTCATCTAAAGTAAGTCCTTGCATGGACACATAAGCATCTCCAGTAGAAGTCTAAACACACGCTCACCTTCATGCTTACCTGTACGTCTGGGTGTCTGAGTGGCAGTGAGAACAACTCTGCGCAGACACAACACTTTGAGGAGGGGGGATGTCTGCTGGTTGAgctgactcagctctctctttgCCCGAGACAAGTTCATACTGGAGGAAAACAGGGCAGCAGCGGAGAACGTGGAGAATCTCAGACAGACGCTTCACTGTGTGAACTGAGCACTTCATGTCCGCATGTTCATCATCTATActttttcttgcattatttattccaaatatgtaaataaatgacaaatctcacaatatgaaataaaatttaaggaAGCACAGTTAGTGTAGAACACTTACAACCAAAGAATATACAGTAGCTTGCATATTTAAAAAGGAGCAGAAGAATAGCTTACTGTCTTCACCACTTTGTTCTGACTTGTGATGcaaaatttaaactaaaactttaaGTTCGTCTGCAGTTTACCAAAACTATTCTGCAGCTGCGATCAGAATCAGTTTGCCTTGCCAACATATGGATCTCAGTTCTGACATGTTTCTTAACTATGTCATCATGTGAATACTGTGTTACACCAGTGGCTGACCAGCTAGCCGACCTGAACTCTGGTTTCACTCCCAGGTCCTTCTGCTGCAAGTCCTGAAGGCTCCTGgtgattttgttaaaagaaGCATCCTGTTGATGAGCAGAGAATCAGAAGAGCCTTCAGAGAATCGTCACAATCCCAACATTATGAAAAACCTACAGCTGCAAAAAAATACTGACTCTCAGTAATTTCAGTGAGCAGTATGGAAATGAAATTattcttttgattaaaaaaaatgttgtgcgCGAAACTATTTCAGGTTTCATAAAATGGATAATCATAGCCCAATAAACATGACACTGAAATATGTCGTTATTATCTGTCTTTGCAAAAGATTGGGTATATAGAATGTCTGGTTGCAAAGATAGCCTTGGTCAATGGTGCAAAAAGATGCAAGTAGTAGCTGTAATAGTGCTGGATTATATAAATGCAGAACAAAGTTTTTCAGGGTGGACATTTAGCCCTAATCCCACAGATTTCCCCTTAATCTTAACCAAAACTCTAGATTTGAAACATCTATGCTGAGGTTCTGgattttggttgtttctggGATGCAGGGGGAGCAGgaagtggaaaatatttagaaaatgaaagttaaaaagattttcacAGGCACACTTGTAAGTTAGggtacttaaaaatataaacttttccttaattatcatattttttattataagatagcaaaaataacatatataaaatataaaatggaaataacatatttacaataaaGCGTATTTTATCatcaaattaatttagttttcctCACCCTGTATTTTGCTTAGCAATATTCtcaatttatcttttttttagttaGCAACATCAGTTTCtaactgaaaatagaaaaatactaaaacacaaaaattaatataattatcagaataaatattttaaaatagctgaaaaacaaatagatttCCATTTAAAAAGCCAAAGGGAAATGATGTTCCAGTAAGCTGAAGAAAATCAATCATTTGAGATAGCTTCCAGCAGgaaaatttgttttggttttttcaaatgtgtgttttatatttagggaaaacaaaccaagaagaaataatagaaaatgttgCTAAGTGGGATTTATTTACCTGACAAGCTTCAAGAGTCCCCACAAGGTTAAAGATTAAATCATGGATACCATGATGGATATATATctgaaaaaagaagaggaagttAGCATTCCTTAGATATACACTAATAGTACGACCTCAACTGTAACTCTAGTTATCCTGTGATGTTGGTATCAGGTAGGTTGCTTATAAGATTCACACATTTGTTGtggcagacacatgcacatttgcatttgaaaaaaagtcaaacttgaTGAGGTTACCCCGACAGCTTGTTTGAGAAGAGTCATCTGAAGCTCCTGTTTTGCCAGGAGTTTCTATAAAACACAAGGACAGAAAAGTAAATGATTTGCTGAAACTTTTTGTCTTAACACAACAATCTGCTGAGGATGAGGATCCTGTGCTGTGACTATAAAACCAGACAGAACATGGATGGTCTGAGCCAGGTAAGGGTTAGCAGGTTCAGTCCTGGAGACCAGAGCAGTCCCTCTTTTTCATGTGATAAATTGTGAGAGTTCAACTGTTTTGAGCAGGTCTGAAACTTGTGCAATAAGGTAAGTTGGTGCTATCATGACGGCATCATACCAGGGTCCTGGAGCGAGTGGTGGCAGGATTAACTCTGCACCACTGGCAATGCTTGTGGTTTAAAGGAGGACTCATCACCCTATGACCTCCTCCTGCACTTGTCCACTGGCTTCAGAGCCTAAATGTCCAGCCTATCACACAGACAGCTTCTGGTCTCTACTCACCAGACGAGAGTCTCTCAGCAGGCACTGAAGAGATTTAGTGTAAAGTCCATTTACAGAGTCCTGATGGGACGgtaaaacacagagagaacaCTTAGAACCTCTTTCATGTGACGTGTGACATGTGATGTCCTCTGCTGTAAAGCAGAAACGTGGAAACTAAGAGAATAGTGAATTTGAAGTCCAAAGAACAAGAATAAATCATTCACATGTTTAGGCAAACAGACTGTCCCTTACAATGTGGTATCGGAGGCctttcctctcctgctctctGAAAGCCTGACAGAAGCTGTGGATGAACCTGTCCAGTTTGTGGGAGTGATGACCTAGGAAATCCCTGACATCCTCCAGGCTCCTCAGACAGTATGCTGGCGGTGGACTGACCTCAGCCGGGCTCAGCTCCACCTCCAGTGGTCTGGAGATGCACAGGATGCTGTAGCTCTGCTCCTGATCGTTGTAGAAGGTTTCCTCAAACAGAATGGGCACCACAGACGGAGCTGGGGAGCCGAGGCCCAGCACCACCTGCCTGTCCTGGATTTTGACATCCTGTGAGCAAAGTCATCAGGTCAACAGTATTATGCGttacaaaaagattttcaaaattcTTTTGCTCCAAAATGGTCACAGTGTTAACCAAGGGAGAGCAGCATCTAGGCTGGTTTACAATTACACAGTCACACAgtttaaagggatttttttcctttgataaAGTAACCTTTTAAAGATGGGGTGTGTAActttagtaagaaaaaaaatgttttttagatatttgttaaaactgtcactgtgtcaTGACTGTAAAggatgagacagataatctatgagAAAATGGAGCTCCTTTGCCATCACCAGTGCTCCCAGTTctaactgcagaaacacactgcAGTCAGAaacagagccaggaggagagaCTTAATGCTGTAAATTATGTTTGTGTATGCGCTGACGCCACCAATGACAtcaattaaattgttttcttctaAGAGcgagttgtttctctgcaattATCACATTGAGCAGTACATTCATGAGAGTGACTGACAGCACTGAGACCCTCCCCCtgtcctggctctgattggttgtttttgaccaggaatggtgcatttcttcagatggtaACAGTAGCACTGGGAGGAAATGgaagagcttgatttttttcagattatctgtttcgtaccatactgtcacaacatggtgacagatttaacaaatatacaaaaagcAGCACTGAAAAAGGAGGAagtacatttttgaatttgaagaaaatcacaaatattCAACAATCTTTCGGAcgtttagcaaatagaaatagtttAGTAATTATACCTAACCTACATTGGTAACAGGTTAGTAAGATTTAATATCTGCTAGAGTGGAAACAAtgcttatttgttgttttatgcagTGTATGCAAACATCTGGCTTCACGATTCCTAacagtaaaaattatttaaacccTCTGTAAAATACTTGGGTTTGATACACAAGTGATTTGGTTTTTACAAGTGTTAAGAACTACACAGATTCCATATAAAGATTACCAGAATAGACatgaagctaaaataaaaaagcctgtgaaaaacatttagatttaaaatctaatgtaatgtaaaatctTCAAATCTAAAGGGAGTATCCTGGTTTTCCCAGAGACTGCAGGCATTAGGTTTGATAGACTATTATAGAAAAGGACAAACCTTTCCATTCACAGTCTTGTATCCTTCCTCCACAGGCTGCAGGATGTAGCTGTCGAAGTGAGAGTCTGAGTAGTTGCTCACACTCAAACTTCCACAAcacggaaccagaacctgcaggtTTTCAATGAGGCGAGACGGAAAAAGGGTTCTGTTATCAAATCGAGCTCCCCACATGCAGTTCAGTTACCATGACTAACAGCAGTGCTATCCAACTGAAGATGAAGATGCCCGAAATAATATGAATGAACAGAAATGGAATAATTGTATTTTGTGTGATTACAGTTATAAGAACTTCATGAATGGGTTGCTAACCAAATACAATCAAAACCAGTCAATTAGAACTACATTACTCACAATTCATCTTTTGTAAGAGTGGATGTGGCTGATATATTTAGATGGCGTTTCCTGGATTGAAGATTACAGTTCAATTGGTGTGCAACTATGAATACTATACATTTTCCCTTACGCAGTATCAGCCAATAGAAAGCAGGCAGAGACTCCACCAGTCACCTCTGGCAGAAGCTGAGCAGCTGGCCATCAGACTCAACCGTCTTGTCTGAGCCACAAGAGACCATGTAATAGTTAAGTGTAACTGtgcacaaatacacagacaTGCACATACATATATCtgtttatacaaaaatctgttttcccaGCAGCAGCTGTAGTGAGCCAGCAGGCACACTTCCTGTCACACAGACAGGTTTAAAGCGTTCTGCAGGTTAAACTGTACAAAGAAAATGTCACCCAAATGTCCCCAGAAGAGTTGAGTAGTAACTGGCTACATTtgctcaattacatttacttgagtagcttttttgaaaaaaaaataaaaataaaaaaattattaaaaaatttcaggagtatttttactgtgttgtactttttatgtttacttgagTAGTTGTATTGTGAAATat contains:
- the ankrd27 gene encoding ankyrin repeat domain-containing protein 27 isoform X5, translated to MWGARFDNRTLFPSRLIENLQVLVPCCGSLSVSNYSDSHFDSYILQPVEEGYKTVNGKDVKIQDRQVVLGLGSPAPSVVPILFEETFYNDQEQSYSILCISRPLEVELSPAEVSPPPAYCLRSLEDVRDFLGHHSHKLDRFIHSFCQAFREQERKGLRYHIDSVNGLYTKSLQCLLRDSRLKLLAKQELQMTLLKQAVGIYIHHGIHDLIFNLVGTLEACQDASFNKITRSLQDLQQKDLGVKPEFRSASCMNLSRAKRELSQLNQQTSPLLKVLCLRRVVLTATQTPRRTVSIEAVSADDLLSVVLYLLVKTEIPNWMANLSYMRNFCFSNSSKDELSYCLSTFEAAVEYINLGKLQNTCSVTGELRDKALFKERMSLLTQNMAAPVLRLFEHIANGNEAEVERLLSESEADEDVGMCHPLCSCDLCDGHLSGRLNDLSIITPFSRDDRGHTPLHAAAMCGQAQLIDLLVHKGALVNATDYHALTPLHLACQRGYQGVSLLLLHYKANTEAQDNNGNTPLHLACMYGHEDCVKALVYYDVQTCRLDLQNDKGDTALHIAARWGYEGIIQVLLENGASTHILNKNRETPLQCALNSKILMLLKLTQNNHQHSRNDSAGCSPLASDCSSRRSSVSSTSSMSSEAKPEAERVRHREVEKLLRAVADGDVEMMRYLLEWTDQEEDEGELQSESHLCHPLCQCPNCAPAQKLPLQLAGALGINSCNADGFTPLHVAALHGHSSLAALLIRHGANVNVRTIQSATPLHLASQNSHVQVVRFLLECNAKLNKKDHYGNTPLIHACLSGNLETVSILLQSNALVNVANMQGNTALHEAVRGGHQAVVELLLRSGASPSLRNKRQRTPLDCAYEFGGKNTETLRALQKASGLSPEAEPIKLLSVPKGALAHSLVQRLKLQDNSNGRRHKLAQSASRMQHMRKGSSGSPPRSPPFLNQQVNPERRRLRRGETLEVNSHLGSLDFSPCLKERPLVRCHTLDGGVLPPEPAQPPAHSETD